In Oryza brachyantha chromosome 1, ObraRS2, whole genome shotgun sequence, the following are encoded in one genomic region:
- the LOC102702043 gene encoding chaperone protein dnaJ 20, chloroplastic-like has product MPHLAAAAAAPNSAARVAFLRPGPGPVPCPPLNARALRRDMRTAEQPTFYDLLGISSEGTLDEVRAAYRRMARKYHPDVSPPDAAAENTSRFIEVQEAYETLSDPSRRATYDRALARGVCRLAFSAPRRVAPYYHYQVPYINSVFVGRE; this is encoded by the exons ATgccccacctcgccgccgccgccgccgccccaaaCTCCGCCGCTCGCGTCGCCTTCCTGCGCCCGGGTCCGGGTCCCGTCCCCTGCCCGCCGCTGAACGCGCGTGCCCTTCGCCGGGACATGCGCACCGCGGAGCAGCCCACGTTCTACGACCTGCTCGGGATCTCGTCGGAAGGCACCCTCGACGAGGTCCGCGCGGCCTACAGACGGATGGCCCGCAAGTATCACCCGGACGTCTCGCCGCCCGACGCAGCCGCCGAGAACACGAGCCGCTTCATCGAGGTGCAGGAGGCCTACGAGACGCTCTCCGACCCCAGCCGCCGTGCCACCTACGACCGCGCCCTCGCACGCGGCGTCTGCCGCCTCGCCTTCTCCGCaccccgccgcgtcgcccccTACTACCACTACCAG GTTCCCTATATCAATTCAGTGTTTGTAGGACGCGAGTAG
- the LOC102702786 gene encoding uncharacterized protein LOC102702786 — translation MGKLLCDSSAAVAEALPPSPAPLLTWTSPSPSPAPAPSTWAAVAALEDQQRRRLHRIWERGVAWKPPAPAPPLVFRLDHAGEVDADGNCLFTAARRAAAAKPDARDLRHRIVRRFADVYAAASAPDREAVDAAVRHLYHPDLNSGWGVHVVQDLKLLAPKALRDDLDAAIRDLVQLGIQREMAAETIYKERCIAVNNGDSWTKYMSVSGSAEDEHDIITLQYTEEGLLTIDENRDGHAAAFGDDIAIECLATEFKREVYVVQAHGADAMVDEDNCVFFLPHRPRGEICEPPIFLFMKGTAWCGAGADHYEPLIATVLQNVTPDKAAVVL, via the exons ATGGGCAAGCTCCTCTGCgattcctccgccgccgtcgccgaggccCTTCCCCCTTCTCCCGCCCCTCTCCTCACCTGGACCTCCCCCTCCCCATCCCCTGCCCCCGCCCCCTCCACCtgggccgccgtcgccgccctcgaggaccagcagcgccgccgcctccaccggaTCTGGGAGCGCGGGGTCGCCTGGAAGCCCCCCGCCCCGGCCCCTCCCCTTGTCTTCCGCCTTGACCACGCTGGGGAGGTCGATGCCGACGGCAACTGCCtcttcaccgccgcccgcagggccgccgccgccaagcccGACGCGCGCGACCTCAGGCACCGCATCGTCCGCCGCTTCGCCGACGTCTAtgctgccgcctccgcccccgaCAGGGAAGCCGTCGATGCGGCCGTGCGTCACCTCTACCACCCGGATCTCAACTCCGGCTGGGGCGTCCACGTCGTGCAGGACCTCAAGCTGCTCGCGCCCAAGGCCCTCCGCGACGACCTCGACGCTGCCATCCGGGACCTTGTCCAACTCGGCATCCAAAG GGAAATGGCAGCTGAAACTATCTACAAGGAGAGGTGCATAGCTGTAAACAACGGAGATAGTTGGACCAAATACATGTCTGTTTCCGGTTCTGCAGAGGACGAGCACGATATAATCACTCTGCAGTACACAGAGGAAGGCCTACTGACCATTGATGAGAACCGGGATGGCCATGCAGCAGCTTTTGGTGATGATATAGCTATTGAATGCCTAGCAACCGAGTTCAAGAGAGAAGTTTATGTG GTGCAAGCGCATGGAGCGGATGCAATGGTTGATGAGGACAACTGTGTGTTCTTTCTTCCGCACCGGCCTAGAGGAGAAATATGCGAGCCaccaatttttcttttcatgaagGGAACAG CATGGTGTGGTGCTGGTGCTGACCACTACGAGCCTTTGATAGCCACTGTCCTCCAGAATGTTACTCCAGACAAGGCAGCTGTTGTACTCTGA
- the LOC102713146 gene encoding LOW QUALITY PROTEIN: thylakoid lumenal 17.9 kDa protein, chloroplastic (The sequence of the model RefSeq protein was modified relative to this genomic sequence to represent the inferred CDS: substituted 1 base at 1 genomic stop codon), whose product MTSSLSSAAAAACCKRGGGSSSSNPPPPPVARVISSSRRKVVLLLSAAAVVPAGAGAGQASTPYSQSQSQQQFGLDAKGRIRACPSTNPGCVSTNPTVGASCSLASPLIVPANTNTMPDKAAAAASLLRQAILRTQRNAVIKADEDTPYGHYIQAEVDGGLTLTGAARDVMEFLLKDDKRLDDSQLLATYRCVATRVTFVYPFTTAVGDSKGQTQRIAAVFQDLGWYAPDLLNAADATNDHXLLLLLLLPQLALRCFSV is encoded by the exons atGACGTCATCTCTAtcatccgccgccgctgctgcttgTTGCAAGAGAGGCGGtggtagcagtagcagcaatcctcctcctcctccggtggCTCGAGTAattagcagcagcaggcgcAAGGTTGTCTTGTTGTTGTCCGCAGCGGCAGTGGTGCCGGCGGGGGCTGGGGCGGGGCAGGCGTCCACCCCATACTCCCAGTCCCAGTCTCAGCAGCAGTTTGGTCTCGACGCCAAAGG GAGGATTAGGGCGTGCCCGTCGACCAATCCCGGATGCGTCTCCACAAACCCCACCGTCGGCGCATCTTGCTCCTTGGCGTCGCCGCTCATCGTCCCCGCTAACACTAATACGATGCCCGACAAGGCCGCGGCTGCTGCC tcgTTGCTGCGTCAGGCGATCCTCAGGACGCAGAGGAACGCGGTGATCAAGGCCGACGAGGACACGCCGTATGGCCACTACATCCAGGCGGAGGTCGACGGCGGCCTCACTCTCACTGGTGCCGCCCGCGACGTCATGGAGTTCCTCCTCAAGGACGACAAGCGCCTGGACGATTCCCAGTTGCTCGCCACCTACCGATGCGTCGCCACCAGGGTCACCTTCGTCTACCCCTTCACCACCGCCGTCGGCGACTCCAAAGGCCAGACCCAGAGGATCGCCGCCGTCTTCCAGGACCTCGGATGGTACGCCCCAGACCTGCTCaacgccgccgacgccactAACGACCACtaacttcttcttcttcttcttctacctCAACTTGCTCTACGTTGTTTTTCTGTATAA
- the LOC102712593 gene encoding uncharacterized protein LOC102712593 isoform X2, whose amino-acid sequence MPTQRSPHLTSRRHAELLRHLLQDGGAAVKDLRLRRVVPLASAPLYDSSLDGAAAKPGSAEATPGPPEAQDRERKPAAVVQRSKLVRAPSSFGYRRLLPFLNELTNQESESPPGKDNTKTEEFRTSPFHSVDADSEAEAEACPVKEEINTVPAHLPSSKMCLSRCQSSRFVHHPSSFSYKRMLPFLIENDISSQEGHRTKIPRLVQEKQSSTDEDDKILTSIQHHFTMSGSSADECKTAQGKRSVEEQQSRLGVAYLPDGSLLQPAVSEASHLQASTVEVRKLAEERVVASDVYLLSSDKGEFTLKWNDGLPAGLHQFAVSEDFPEESNKTEVETILEENESVPDGNSVLDGGQLHVYDSKASPPEGTAQMQKATQKQTVTSDGDEGNTLPSCKHGFLAKEQPLHVIEELPIKGNAECYEVQQSQSSELGSSDVCFGGPTKVVIPSGNCHGALEQSDSMVSLDEPLLDAEMTCIPLHPCATGAPVPYSVEEAPAGVLYTSDHCSTGAPLSSEEITVSSSVVYNEPASIKVSPLRQRGAPCLEKRCLSPKKLSPKKGILKRNTRGCKGICMCLDCSTFRLRADRAFEFSRKQMQEADDIIDNLLKEVSSLRNLMEKSAGQFG is encoded by the exons ATGCCCACCCAGCGCTCCCCCCACCTCACCTCTCGCCGCCacgctgagctcctccgccatCTCCTCCAagatggcggcgccgccgtcaagGACCTCCGCCTCCGTCGTGTGGTCCCGCTCGCCTCCGCGCCCCTATACGACTCCTCCCTCGATGGCGCCGCTGCCAAGCCCGGATCTGCCGAGGCCACGCCGGGGCCGCCAGAGGCCCAAGACCGGGAGCGCAAGCCG GCGGCGGTAGTCCAGCGGTCCAAGCTCGTGCGCGCCCCGTCCTCCTTCGGCTACCGCCGCTTGCTGCCATTCCTCAACGAGCTGACCAACCAAG AATCAGAAAGCCCACCTGGCAAGGACAACACTAAGACGGAGGAGTTCCGAACTTCTCCTTTCCATTCAGTTGATGCCGATTctgaagctgaagctgaagccTGTCCTGTCAAAGAAGAAATCAACACTGTCCCTGCTCATCTGCCAAGCAGCAAAATG TGCCTTTCCCGGTGTCAGAGTTCAAGGTTTGTTCACCATCCCAGCTCATTTAGCTACAAGAGGATGCTGCCATTTCTCATAGAGAACG ATATCTCTTCTCAGGAAGGTCACAGGACCAAAATTCCAAGACTCGTGCAAGAAAAGCAATCTTCGACAGATGAGGATGATAAAATCTTGACCAGCATACAGCATCATTTTACTATGTCAGGAAGCTCTGCTGATGAATGCAAAACAGCTCAAGGCAAAAGATCAGTGGAAGAACAACAATCAAGATTGGGCGTGGCTTATCTACCTGATGGAAGCCTGCTTCAGCCTGCTGTTTCTGAAGCCTCTCATCTACAAGCGAGTACAGTTGAAGTGCGAAAACTCGCAGAGGAAAGAGTGGTGGCTTCTGATGTATATCTCCTATCTTCAGACAAAGGTGAATTCACATTGAAATGGAATGACGGCCTGCCTGCTGGACTGCATCAGTTTGCTGTTTCAGAAGATTTTCCTGAAGAAAGCAACAAAACAGAAGTTGAAACAATATTAGAAGAGAATGAATCAGTACCAGATGGAAATTCTGTTCTTGATGGTGGACAGCTTCATGTTTATGATTCAAAAGCCTCTCCTCCAGAAGGCACAGCTCAAATGCAGAAGGCCACACAAAAGCAAACAGTTACTTCAGATGGTGATGAGGGGAACACTCTACCCTCATGCAAGCATGGATTTCTTGCTAAAGAGCAGCCTCTTCATGTTATAGAGGAATTGCCAATAAAAGGCAATGCTGAATGCTATGAGGTACAGCAAAGCCAAAGCTCAGAATTGGGATCTTCTGATGTTTGTTTTGGTGGTCCTACCAAGGTAGTAATACCATCAGGGAATTGCCACGGTGCATTAGAGCAATCTGATTCTATGGTTTCTCTAGATGAACCATTGCTTGATGCGGAGATGACATGCATTCCTTTGCACCCTTGTGCTACTGGTGCGCCCGTGCCCTACTCGGTGGAGGAAGCGCCTGCTGGTGTTCTGTACACATCTGACCATTGTTCCACTGGTGCACCCTTATCATCGGAAGAAATAACTGTTTCCAGTTCTGTTGTGTACAATGAGCCAGCGTCAATCAAAGTGAGCCCATTAAGGCAAAGAGGTGCCCCATGTTTGGAAAAACGATGCCTCTCCCCTAAGAAACTTTCACCAAAGAAAGGAATCCTCAAGAGAAATACAAGGGGATGCAAGGGAATCTGCATGTGCTTGGACTGCAGCACATTCCGTTTACGTGCCGACCGAGCTTTCGAGTTCTCTAGGAAGCAGATGCAGGAGGCAGATGATATAATAGATAACTTACTGAAGGAGGTGTCAAGTCTTAGGAATCTCATGGAGAAATCTGCTGGCCAG TTTGGTTGA
- the LOC102712593 gene encoding uncharacterized protein LOC102712593 isoform X1 codes for MPTQRSPHLTSRRHAELLRHLLQDGGAAVKDLRLRRVVPLASAPLYDSSLDGAAAKPGSAEATPGPPEAQDRERKPAAVVQRSKLVRAPSSFGYRRLLPFLNELTNQESESPPGKDNTKTEEFRTSPFHSVDADSEAEAEACPVKEEINTVPAHLPSSKMCLSRCQSSRFVHHPSSFSYKRMLPFLIENDISSQEGHRTKIPRLVQEKQSSTDEDDKILTSIQHHFTMSGSSADECKTAQGKRSVEEQQSRLGVAYLPDGSLLQPAVSEASHLQASTVEVRKLAEERVVASDVYLLSSDKGEFTLKWNDGLPAGLHQFAVSEDFPEESNKTEVETILEENESVPDGNSVLDGGQLHVYDSKASPPEGTAQMQKATQKQTVTSDGDEGNTLPSCKHGFLAKEQPLHVIEELPIKGNAECYEVQQSQSSELGSSDVCFGGPTKVVIPSGNCHGALEQSDSMVSLDEPLLDAEMTCIPLHPCATGAPVPYSVEEAPAGVLYTSDHCSTGAPLSSEEITVSSSVVYNEPASIKVSPLRQRGAPCLEKRCLSPKKLSPKKGILKRNTRGCKGICMCLDCSTFRLRADRAFEFSRKQMQEADDIIDNLLKEVSSLRNLMEKSAGQEPTQTACRRAAQVEEVARERRRQMFMELNSHCRIPGPRVKFAQYLEERMSSSPSSGNGRSR; via the exons ATGCCCACCCAGCGCTCCCCCCACCTCACCTCTCGCCGCCacgctgagctcctccgccatCTCCTCCAagatggcggcgccgccgtcaagGACCTCCGCCTCCGTCGTGTGGTCCCGCTCGCCTCCGCGCCCCTATACGACTCCTCCCTCGATGGCGCCGCTGCCAAGCCCGGATCTGCCGAGGCCACGCCGGGGCCGCCAGAGGCCCAAGACCGGGAGCGCAAGCCG GCGGCGGTAGTCCAGCGGTCCAAGCTCGTGCGCGCCCCGTCCTCCTTCGGCTACCGCCGCTTGCTGCCATTCCTCAACGAGCTGACCAACCAAG AATCAGAAAGCCCACCTGGCAAGGACAACACTAAGACGGAGGAGTTCCGAACTTCTCCTTTCCATTCAGTTGATGCCGATTctgaagctgaagctgaagccTGTCCTGTCAAAGAAGAAATCAACACTGTCCCTGCTCATCTGCCAAGCAGCAAAATG TGCCTTTCCCGGTGTCAGAGTTCAAGGTTTGTTCACCATCCCAGCTCATTTAGCTACAAGAGGATGCTGCCATTTCTCATAGAGAACG ATATCTCTTCTCAGGAAGGTCACAGGACCAAAATTCCAAGACTCGTGCAAGAAAAGCAATCTTCGACAGATGAGGATGATAAAATCTTGACCAGCATACAGCATCATTTTACTATGTCAGGAAGCTCTGCTGATGAATGCAAAACAGCTCAAGGCAAAAGATCAGTGGAAGAACAACAATCAAGATTGGGCGTGGCTTATCTACCTGATGGAAGCCTGCTTCAGCCTGCTGTTTCTGAAGCCTCTCATCTACAAGCGAGTACAGTTGAAGTGCGAAAACTCGCAGAGGAAAGAGTGGTGGCTTCTGATGTATATCTCCTATCTTCAGACAAAGGTGAATTCACATTGAAATGGAATGACGGCCTGCCTGCTGGACTGCATCAGTTTGCTGTTTCAGAAGATTTTCCTGAAGAAAGCAACAAAACAGAAGTTGAAACAATATTAGAAGAGAATGAATCAGTACCAGATGGAAATTCTGTTCTTGATGGTGGACAGCTTCATGTTTATGATTCAAAAGCCTCTCCTCCAGAAGGCACAGCTCAAATGCAGAAGGCCACACAAAAGCAAACAGTTACTTCAGATGGTGATGAGGGGAACACTCTACCCTCATGCAAGCATGGATTTCTTGCTAAAGAGCAGCCTCTTCATGTTATAGAGGAATTGCCAATAAAAGGCAATGCTGAATGCTATGAGGTACAGCAAAGCCAAAGCTCAGAATTGGGATCTTCTGATGTTTGTTTTGGTGGTCCTACCAAGGTAGTAATACCATCAGGGAATTGCCACGGTGCATTAGAGCAATCTGATTCTATGGTTTCTCTAGATGAACCATTGCTTGATGCGGAGATGACATGCATTCCTTTGCACCCTTGTGCTACTGGTGCGCCCGTGCCCTACTCGGTGGAGGAAGCGCCTGCTGGTGTTCTGTACACATCTGACCATTGTTCCACTGGTGCACCCTTATCATCGGAAGAAATAACTGTTTCCAGTTCTGTTGTGTACAATGAGCCAGCGTCAATCAAAGTGAGCCCATTAAGGCAAAGAGGTGCCCCATGTTTGGAAAAACGATGCCTCTCCCCTAAGAAACTTTCACCAAAGAAAGGAATCCTCAAGAGAAATACAAGGGGATGCAAGGGAATCTGCATGTGCTTGGACTGCAGCACATTCCGTTTACGTGCCGACCGAGCTTTCGAGTTCTCTAGGAAGCAGATGCAGGAGGCAGATGATATAATAGATAACTTACTGAAGGAGGTGTCAAGTCTTAGGAATCTCATGGAGAAATCTGCTGGCCAG GAGCCAACGCAAACAGCCTGTCGACGGGCTGCACAGGTAGAGGAGGTGGCCCGAGAGCGTCGTAGGCAGATGTTCATGGAGCTCAACTCGCACTGCAGAATCCCT GGACCAAGGGTTAAATTTGCACAATATCTTGAAGAGAGGATGTCGTCGTCACCATCATCTGGCAACGGTAGGAGCAGATAA
- the LOC102702501 gene encoding uncharacterized protein LOC102702501 — protein MEQTLDVCRLSRPPMPMAQQHMDEFWRDRQKDIETTKDFSEHVIPMARLKKIASSQKGNMMMTFDMPAFLSKMCELFVQELAIRAWACAQSHNRCIILDIDIAEAIASIESYDFLVDILHNHRAKYNSTPCSVPTTKRCRLVDQPSISHLPQQHQRPQFAPTYTSTIPMTPNLMPPISHYRPALFSSLPQEVSVLMAPTPNVNGSMLLVHNIANGLGLQGNNINVVTNNNVTDNTIDSSALLSTTNSPTLLESSGALLRTPNYDSYICMMGMINSSDASGSGTSNVVVANQTSLALPGHFDPTIILESLCPSFLPRDNDDMIVAMLEDAHNSNTMCVANDVVNDTAMVLNGQQDQHERETNAECDDQNEIYGNIDVETINATTTDGNKCSISWDELGMADDSLLETFLEELQLRKDDALDTGIALDKNSHFDDIVWSNPSTSNGNK, from the coding sequence ATGGAGCAAACTTTGGATGTATGTAGATTGTCGAGACCACCAATGCCAATGGCCCAACAAcatatggatgaattttggaGGGATCGGCAAAAAGATATTGAGACGACAAAGGACTTTAGTGAGCACGTGATCCCTATGGCCCGTTTAAAGAAGATTGCATCTTCCCAAAAGGGTAACATGATGATGACCTTTGACATGCCAGCATTCTTGTCAAAGATGTGTGAGCTCTTTGTACAAGAGCTTGCTATCCGTGCATGGGCATGTGCTCAATCCCATAACCGTTGCATCATACTAGACATTGATATTGCTGAAGCCATTGCCTCCATAGAGTCTTATGACTTTCTTGTTGATATCCTCCACAATCATCGTGCAAAGTACAACTCAACTCCTTGTTCAGTGCCTACTACAAAGCGTTGTAGGCTAGTTGATCAGCCTTCCATATCTCACCTTCCCCAACAACACCAGCGGCCACAATTTGCTCCAACATATACTTCGACCATCCCTATGACTCCCAATTTAATGCCACCAATATCTCATTATAGACCAGCCTTGTTTTCATCCTTACCACAAGAAGTGTCTGTGTTGATGGCACCCACACCCAATGTGAATGGATCAATGTTGCTTGTCCACAACATAGCAAATGGTTTGGGCTTACAAGGAAACAACATCAACGTAGTCACCAACAATAACGTCACAGACAATACTATTGACTCTAGTGCACTTCTTTCAACTACAAATAGTCCTACTTTGCTAGAATCTTCAGGGGCACTACTAAGAACCCCAAATTATGACTCCTACATATGTATGATGGGTATGATCAACTCTAGTGATGCCAGTGGATCTGGTACAAGCAATGTTGTTGTTGCTAACCAAACAAGTCTTGCCCTCCCTGGCCATTTTGATCCCACCATCATCCTGGAGTCCCTGTGCCCTTCGTTCTTACCTAGGGACAACGATGACATGATTGTTGCTATGCTGGAGGATGCACACAATAGcaacacaatgtgtgttgctAATGATGTTGTTAATGATACTGCTATGGTTTTGAATGGTCAACAAGATCAACATGAGAGAGAAACTAATGCTGAGTGTGATGATCAAAACGAGATATATGGAAACATTGATGTCGAAACAATCAACGCTACTACCACAGATGGTAATAAATGCAGTATTAGCTGGGATGAATTGGGTATGGCCGATGATTCGTTGCTAGAGACATTTTTGGAGGAGCTTCAATTAAGAAAGGACGATGCTTTGGACACCGGGATTGCACTGGACAAAAATTCACACTTTGATGATATCGTTTGGTCAAATCCAAGCACTAGTAATGGAAACAAATAA
- the LOC102712870 gene encoding non-specific phospholipase C6-like, whose protein sequence is MARPRNHRHLLLLPLLMVMLAGAHAQAAVQPSRIKNVVVLALENRSFDHMLGWMRRLLGLPIDGLTGAECNPAPSDSSLRCVSPDADLVVPDDPAHAFEDVLEQLLGFRPNASSSSSSASSPSDMSGFVRSAVSVSALLTDAVMRGFTPSRLPAFSALATNFAVFDRWFSSIPGPTQPNRLFLYSATSHGAVAHDKWNLLRGYPQRTIFDSLADDGLDYRVYFKTIPTTLFYRRLRTVANVARGTFRRYDAAFRDHARRGLLPALSVIEPRYFDLTGTPADDDHPAHDVGNGQRLVKEVYEALRAGPQWNQTLLIVTYDEHGGFYDHVPPPNVGVPSPDGIRGPLPFFFRFDRLGVRVPTIMVSPWIRKGTVVGRPPGGPTATSEYEHSSIPATIKKIFNLSSDFLTRRDAWAGTFEHILTELEEPRTDCPETLPEVPASAAAAAKGEGWLSDFQRELVQLAAFLNGDYMLSSSFAQEERGKGRRRMRVKEADAYVRRALKSFLDATKTAKRLGANDSAIVTMKPSLTTTTCCS, encoded by the coding sequence ATGGCTCGCCCTCGCAACCACCGTCACCTGCTGCTACTGCCACTGCTAATGGTAATGCTCGCCGGCGCACACGCACAGGCGGCAGTACAGCCATCCAGGATCAAGAACGTGGTGGTGCTGGCTCTGGAGAACCGCTCCTTCGACCACATGCTCGGCTGGATGCGCCGCCTGCTCGGACTCCCCATCGACGGCCTCACCGGCGCAGAGTGCAACCCGGCCCCCTCCGACTCCTCATTGCGCTGCGTCTCCCCCGACGCCGACCTCGTCGTCCCCGATGACCCCGCCCACGCCTTCGAGGACGTCCTCGAGCAGCTGCTCGGCTTCCGCCCaaacgcctcctcctcctcctcctccgcctcctcgccctccgACATGTCCGGCTTCGTCCGCAGCGCCGTCTCCGTCAGCGCGCTCCTCACCGACGCCGTCATGCGGGGATTCACCCCCTCGCGGCTGCCGGCGTTCTCCGCGCTCGCCACCAACTTCGCTGTCTTCGACCGCTGGTTCTCGTCCATCCCGGGGCCCACGCAGCCCAACCGGCTGTTCCTCTACTCCGCCACCTCCCatggcgccgtcgcccacgACAAGTGGAACCTCCTCCGCGGCTACCCGCAGCGCACCATCTTCGACTccctcgccgacgacggccTCGACTACAGGGTCTACTTCAAGACCATCCCCACCACCCTCTTCTACCGCCGCCTCCGCACCGTCGCCAACGTCGCCCGCGGCACCTTCCGCCGCTACGACGCCGCCTTCCGCGACCACGCGCGCCGGGGCCTCCTCCCGGCGCTGTCCGTCATCGAGCCCCGGTACTTCGACCTCACGGGGACGCCGGCCGACGATGACCACCCGGCGCACGACGTGGGCAACGGGCAGAGGCTGGTGAAGGAGGTGTACGAGGCGCTGCGGGCGGGGCCGCAGTGGAACCAAACGCTGCTCATCGTCACCTACGACGAGCACGGCGGGTTCTACGACCACGTGCCGCCGCCCAACGTGGGCGTACCCAGCCCCGACGGCATCCGGGGCCCGCTCCCCTTCTTCTTCAGGTTCGACCGCCTCGGCGTCAGGGTGCCCACCATCATGGTGTCGCCGTGGATCAGGAAGGGGACGGTGGTGGGGAGGCCGCCGGGAGGGCCCACGGCCACGTCGGAGTACGAGCACTCCTCCATCCCGGCGACCATCAAGAAGATATTCAACCTGAGCTCGGACTTCCTGACCAGGAGGGACGCGTGGGCGGGCACCTTCGAGCATATCTTGACGGAGCTGGAGGAGCCAAGGACGGACTGCCCGGAGACATTGCCAGAGGTGCCGGcgtcggcagcggcagcggccaagGGAGAAGGATGGCTGTCCGACTTCCAGCGCGAGCTCGTCCAGCTGGCGGCCTTCCTCAACGGCGACTACATGCTGTCGTCGAGCTTCGCGCAGGAGGAGcgagggaaggggaggaggaggatgagggtGAAGGAGGCGGACGCGTACGTGAGGCGAGCGCTCAAAAGCTTTCTGGACGCCACCAAGACGGCCAAGCGCTTGGGCGCAAACGACTCCGCCATTGTAACCATGAAACCATCCttgaccaccaccacctgctgTTCCTAG